Proteins co-encoded in one Acidobacteriota bacterium genomic window:
- the nuoF gene encoding NADH-quinone oxidoreductase subunit NuoF: MPTLVSHPDEVKVISRRFGQGAADIDKYLELDGYQAVQKAIAQGENMATWIIDTMKASGLRGRGGAGFPTGMKWSFVPKQSEKPKYVLVNGDESEPGTCKDHVIFLHDPHAVIEGTMIAGLAIGAKMGFIYLRGEYRYLLKIVEKAVADAYAKGFLGKNIFGSGLDFDIVTQTGAGAYEVGEESALMESLEGKRGVPRIKPPFPAVVGLYGGPTVINNAETIASAPHILLMGGEAYAKIGSERNGGTRLFGISGHVERPGVYELPMGYNLKKAIYDVAGGIKDGKKLKAVVPGGSSCPVLLPEEIDVGLDFDQMGKAGTMLGSGGIVVLDETVSIVEFALRVISFYQHESCGWCIPCREGTDWIKKTLTRVYNGGGTKKDVANVQYLAENMMGRTFCPLGDAAAMPTLGFVKKFRKEFEDYIEGHKAGTPIITVEQLVGAH, translated from the coding sequence ATGCCCACCCTCGTCTCGCATCCCGATGAAGTCAAAGTCATCTCGCGCCGCTTCGGCCAGGGCGCAGCCGATATCGACAAATACCTCGAGCTCGACGGCTACCAGGCCGTGCAGAAAGCCATCGCCCAGGGCGAGAACATGGCCACCTGGATCATCGACACCATGAAGGCCTCGGGTCTTCGCGGACGCGGCGGCGCCGGATTCCCCACCGGCATGAAGTGGTCCTTCGTGCCCAAGCAGTCCGAGAAGCCCAAGTACGTCCTCGTCAACGGCGACGAGTCCGAGCCCGGCACCTGCAAAGACCACGTCATCTTTCTGCACGACCCCCACGCTGTCATCGAAGGAACGATGATCGCGGGACTCGCCATCGGCGCAAAGATGGGCTTCATCTACCTCCGCGGCGAGTATCGCTACCTGCTCAAGATCGTCGAGAAGGCCGTCGCCGACGCCTACGCCAAGGGTTTCCTCGGCAAGAACATCTTCGGCTCGGGCCTGGACTTCGACATCGTCACCCAGACCGGCGCGGGAGCCTACGAGGTAGGCGAAGAGTCCGCCCTCATGGAGTCGCTCGAGGGCAAGCGTGGCGTCCCCCGCATCAAGCCTCCGTTCCCTGCTGTCGTCGGCCTCTACGGCGGCCCCACCGTCATCAACAACGCCGAGACCATCGCCTCCGCCCCGCACATCCTCCTGATGGGCGGCGAGGCCTACGCCAAGATTGGCAGCGAGCGTAACGGCGGCACACGCCTCTTCGGCATCTCGGGCCACGTCGAACGCCCCGGAGTCTACGAGCTTCCCATGGGCTACAACCTCAAGAAGGCCATCTACGACGTAGCCGGTGGCATCAAGGACGGCAAAAAACTCAAGGCCGTAGTCCCCGGCGGCTCCTCCTGCCCGGTCCTACTCCCCGAGGAGATCGACGTAGGCCTCGACTTCGACCAGATGGGCAAGGCCGGCACCATGCTCGGCTCCGGTGGCATCGTCGTACTCGACGAGACCGTCTCCATCGTCGAATTCGCCCTCCGCGTCATCAGCTTCTACCAGCACGAGTCCTGCGGCTGGTGCATTCCCTGCCGCGAGGGCACGGACTGGATCAAGAAGACCCTCACCCGCGTCTACAACGGCGGCGGCACCAAGAAGGACGTCGCCAACGTCCAGTACCTCGCCGAGAACATGATGGGACGCACCTTCTGCCCGCTCGGCGACGCGGCCGCCATGCCGACGCTCGGCTTCGTCAAGAAGTTCCGCAAGGAGTTCGAGGACTACATCGAAGGCCACAAGGCCGGAACCCCGATCATCACGGTCGAACAGCTCGTGGGAGCGCACTAA
- a CDS encoding NAD(P)H-dependent oxidoreductase subunit E yields the protein MSTITNSIFTPATAARFDHLVTLYPVKRSALIPMLLYAQDEVGYVSDAVVTEIAQRLDLLELDVRNVLSYYSMLRTKPAGKYNVQVCTNISCMLRGGYEILDHCKHKLGIGHKEVTPDGAFSLEEVECIGACCWAPAMQVNYDFHDNLTTVKVDEIIETYRAGQGKDVK from the coding sequence ATGAGCACGATTACCAATTCGATCTTCACTCCGGCCACCGCCGCACGCTTCGACCACCTCGTTACCCTCTACCCGGTCAAGCGCTCCGCCCTCATTCCCATGCTGCTCTACGCGCAGGATGAGGTCGGCTACGTCTCCGACGCCGTCGTCACCGAGATCGCTCAGCGCCTCGACCTGCTCGAACTCGACGTCCGCAACGTCCTCTCCTACTACTCCATGCTCCGCACCAAGCCCGCAGGCAAGTACAACGTGCAGGTCTGCACCAACATCTCCTGCATGTTGCGCGGCGGCTACGAGATCCTCGACCACTGCAAGCACAAGCTCGGCATCGGCCACAAAGAGGTCACCCCCGACGGCGCCTTCTCCCTCGAAGAGGTCGAGTGCATAGGAGCCTGTTGCTGGGCTCCGGCCATGCAGGTCAACTACGACTTCCACGACAACCTCACCACGGTCAAGGTCGACGAGATCATCGAGACCTACCGCGCAGGTCAGGGAAAGGACGTGAAGTAG
- a CDS encoding transcriptional regulator, with amino-acid sequence MNDRLHRELWTSWASLLRSYAAAHGLNSRHHAVVEVGADEITLRVADRWLRFRHDLIEDTEGNRSSFSLEEDGTVKLNGNTEEMDLAAERLAREMMSES; translated from the coding sequence ATCAACGACCGCCTCCACCGCGAACTTTGGACCTCCTGGGCCTCCCTGCTCCGCTCCTACGCAGCCGCCCACGGACTCAACAGCCGGCATCACGCAGTCGTCGAGGTCGGCGCAGACGAGATCACGCTCCGCGTAGCCGATCGCTGGCTCCGCTTCAGGCATGACCTCATAGAAGATACCGAGGGCAATCGCTCCTCTTTTTCGCTCGAAGAAGACGGAACGGTTAAACTGAATGGAAACACCGAAGAGATGGACCTTGCCGCCGAACGTCTGGCGCGGGAGATGATGAGTGAGTCTTAG
- a CDS encoding NADH-quinone oxidoreductase subunit D, with the protein MSPVAAPDQINPGIEDVVADAKFHHHGADPISDQTMVINMGPQHPSTHGVLRLVLEIDGETVVSLAPDIGYLHTGIEKTCEAKFYQQVVPLTDRIDYLSPMTNNTAYALAVEKLLDLEIPEKAQWLRVLFNELMRLNSHLVWLGTHAMDIGALTVFLYCFREREQLMRIFEAVSGQRMMTSYIRIGGVSLEPPLGLYDQIRAFLLDFPSKIDEYEGLLQNNPIWIKRLKGVGYISPKDAIALGVTGPPLRAAGIDFDVRRDMPYSSYEKFQFKVPVSNDSDVWARYVLRMQEMRESVKICLQALDGMPEGRIVADAPKIILPDREQMKTQMESLIHHFKIVTEGFAVQAGEATSSVEAAHGMMNYYVVSDGTAKPYRVHMRNADYSNLQALETMCKGRLLADVVAVIGSIDIVLGAIDR; encoded by the coding sequence ATGTCACCCGTCGCCGCTCCAGACCAGATCAATCCCGGCATCGAAGACGTCGTAGCCGACGCCAAGTTCCATCACCACGGTGCCGATCCTATCTCTGATCAGACCATGGTCATCAACATGGGGCCGCAGCACCCGTCCACGCACGGTGTGCTTCGTCTTGTGCTTGAGATCGACGGCGAGACTGTCGTCTCCCTCGCCCCCGACATCGGCTACCTGCACACCGGCATCGAGAAGACGTGCGAGGCAAAGTTCTACCAGCAGGTCGTTCCGCTTACCGACCGCATCGACTACCTCTCGCCGATGACCAACAACACGGCATACGCTCTCGCCGTCGAAAAGCTTCTCGACCTTGAGATCCCCGAGAAAGCGCAGTGGCTGCGCGTGCTCTTCAACGAGTTGATGCGGCTGAACTCGCACCTCGTATGGCTGGGAACGCACGCCATGGACATCGGCGCGCTCACCGTCTTCCTCTACTGCTTCCGCGAACGCGAGCAGCTGATGCGCATCTTCGAGGCCGTCAGCGGCCAGCGCATGATGACCAGCTACATCCGCATCGGCGGTGTCAGCCTGGAGCCGCCACTCGGCCTCTACGACCAGATCCGCGCCTTCCTCCTCGACTTCCCTTCGAAGATCGACGAGTACGAAGGCCTCCTCCAGAACAATCCCATCTGGATCAAGCGCCTCAAGGGTGTCGGCTACATCTCGCCCAAGGACGCCATTGCGCTAGGCGTCACAGGTCCCCCGCTGCGTGCCGCCGGCATCGACTTCGACGTTCGTCGAGATATGCCGTACTCCAGCTACGAGAAGTTCCAGTTCAAGGTGCCCGTCTCCAACGACAGCGACGTCTGGGCCCGCTACGTCCTGCGCATGCAGGAGATGCGTGAATCCGTCAAAATCTGCCTTCAGGCCCTCGACGGTATGCCCGAGGGCCGCATCGTCGCCGACGCCCCCAAGATCATCCTGCCCGACCGCGAGCAGATGAAGACGCAGATGGAATCCTTAATCCATCACTTTAAGATTGTTACCGAAGGTTTTGCTGTACAGGCAGGTGAAGCCACCAGCTCCGTCGAAGCCGCACACGGCATGATGAACTACTACGTCGTCTCCGATGGAACCGCCAAGCCCTACCGAGTCCACATGCGCAACGCCGACTACTCCAACCTCCAGGCACTCGAAACAATGTGCAAGGGCAGGCTGCTGGCCGACGTCGTCGCCGTGATCGGCTCCATCGACATCGTGCTGGGAGCCATCGACCGCTAA
- a CDS encoding NADH-quinone oxidoreductase subunit C, producing the protein MEPAILDTQAVFDKFPEEPALKALADLTVAAKYDREELTVTVARENIIAACEAVKQAGYNFLEDVTAVDWYPSEPRFQISYSILSLSLKRRIRLVVRLAGEDASLDSITSVWPSANFYEREVFDLFGVHFGGHPNLRRIMMPEDWKGHPLRKDYPVEGYR; encoded by the coding sequence ATGGAACCGGCGATCCTCGATACTCAAGCAGTATTCGATAAGTTTCCTGAAGAACCTGCCCTCAAAGCGCTCGCCGATCTCACCGTCGCCGCGAAATACGATCGCGAAGAGCTTACCGTGACCGTCGCCCGCGAGAACATCATTGCAGCCTGTGAAGCGGTAAAGCAGGCCGGTTACAACTTCCTCGAAGATGTAACCGCCGTCGACTGGTACCCCTCCGAGCCACGCTTTCAGATCAGTTACAGTATCCTCTCCCTCTCGCTGAAGCGGAGAATCCGCCTCGTAGTCCGGCTCGCCGGTGAAGACGCCTCTCTCGACAGCATCACCTCCGTCTGGCCCTCGGCCAATTTTTACGAGCGCGAGGTCTTCGACCTCTTTGGCGTCCACTTCGGCGGTCATCCCAACCTGCGCCGCATCATGATGCCCGAAGACTGGAAAGGCCATCCCCTGCGCAAAGACTATCCCGTGGAGGGCTACCGCTAA
- the ndhC gene encoding NADH-quinone oxidoreductase subunit A — protein MHNYPYIWNYLPLVLQILVALGLACGMVGVSFLIGKHKNSRTKLGPYECGMDPIGDARGRFSVRFYMVAMLFILFDVEAVFMLPWAVIFRRLPAITGSKMFGFYEMLVYLGFVAVGLFYVWKKGILDWSTDKGDL, from the coding sequence ATGCACAATTATCCCTACATCTGGAATTATCTTCCTCTTGTCCTGCAAATACTGGTGGCGCTTGGGCTTGCATGCGGCATGGTGGGAGTGTCATTCCTCATCGGCAAGCATAAGAACTCTCGCACCAAGCTGGGCCCCTACGAGTGCGGCATGGATCCCATCGGCGATGCTCGCGGCCGCTTCTCCGTCCGCTTCTACATGGTTGCCATGCTCTTCATCCTCTTCGATGTCGAAGCTGTCTTTATGCTTCCCTGGGCCGTCATCTTCCGCCGTCTCCCCGCAATTACAGGATCGAAGATGTTCGGCTTCTACGAGATGCTTGTCTATCTCGGCTTTGTGGCCGTCGGCCTCTTCTATGTGTGGAAGAAGGGCATCCTCGACTGGTCCACCGATAAAGGGGATCTCTAA
- a CDS encoding prepilin peptidase, translating into MTSRTVYEIVGFLLGLIAGSFLNVCISRLPKHESIVHPRSYCPNCKSRIRWYDNIPIISWVLLRARCRDCHQPIALRYPLVELATGIWFAIQAARLYTVLHFYFLEPAQSGGSSSYAAFAVIANIAVTLIGVFLIGLIVMDWQTGLLPDSFTLTGTAVGLFLICVQAVFLGPTEGEVLLTRNSIKLTSPGGVTDSGNVFLTGPEALVGGRILAICGVALLLLLVRWIYKAVRHREGMGLGDVKLLAMIAAFLGFWPAILSLFFGVIGASIYGVFLLVKGRGNTSSKLAFGAFLAAGGLIVAQIGDRIIEAYSQLLR; encoded by the coding sequence GTGACCTCGCGCACCGTATATGAGATCGTCGGCTTTCTCCTTGGTTTGATCGCTGGCAGTTTTCTGAATGTCTGCATCTCACGCCTGCCGAAACATGAGTCGATCGTTCATCCTCGTTCGTATTGCCCCAACTGCAAATCCCGCATACGGTGGTACGACAACATCCCGATCATCAGTTGGGTTCTTCTGCGCGCCCGATGCCGCGACTGCCACCAACCCATCGCCCTGCGTTATCCGCTCGTCGAGCTGGCTACAGGCATCTGGTTCGCAATCCAGGCGGCTCGACTCTACACGGTGCTGCACTTCTATTTCCTCGAACCGGCTCAAAGCGGCGGCTCATCCTCGTATGCTGCATTTGCTGTCATTGCCAATATCGCCGTCACGCTCATCGGCGTATTTCTCATTGGCCTGATCGTAATGGACTGGCAGACTGGCCTGCTTCCCGACAGTTTCACGCTTACCGGAACCGCTGTGGGGCTATTCCTTATCTGCGTTCAGGCCGTCTTTCTCGGGCCGACTGAAGGAGAGGTGCTTCTCACCCGCAACAGCATCAAGCTCACAAGCCCCGGCGGAGTCACCGACAGCGGCAACGTCTTTCTCACCGGCCCAGAAGCCCTCGTAGGAGGACGCATCCTCGCCATCTGCGGGGTCGCGCTTCTGCTGCTCCTTGTCCGGTGGATATATAAGGCTGTCCGCCACCGCGAAGGCATGGGACTCGGCGACGTAAAGCTGCTTGCCATGATCGCAGCCTTCCTCGGATTCTGGCCCGCTATTCTCTCCCTCTTCTTTGGCGTCATCGGCGCCAGCATCTATGGAGTGTTTCTGCTGGTAAAGGGACGCGGGAACACGTCGTCAAAACTTGCCTTTGGGGCTTTCCTCGCCGCTGGAGGACTCATCGTTGCCCAGATCGGCGATCGAATCATCGAGGCCTACTCTCAACTACTTCGCTAG
- a CDS encoding carbohydrate porin codes for MRYLPFLLSLTLAPFALGQAVVSTSAMTSSEQSRGAVFLPEAPSSDSSTTMFPHSENGRYLISGQANIVFQAHAPFHSPYDGPNSMQARGEYKTSLVGTLFLGMQLNSNPRYATDAIVDFESAGGRGISQALGLAGFTNLDVVRNPNLGSKPYLARVVIHQTVGLTSKLIDAERTPFSLSTQVPERRFELRFGKMSLPDYFDINSIGSDSHLQFLNWTVDNNGAWDYAADTRGYTYAGVLEYHDRAWSARYALAAMPTVANGIDLDWAISRASGQNFEFELRKPLLGPLVSPERKGTVRVLGFVNRAHMGLYRDAVNAYLSGEDAKPDITAHAKFGAVKYGFGLNAEQELTPNLRAFLRVGWNEGQHESYAYTEVDQTVAFGGDYSGRRFSRPNDQIGVAFVSNAIKRDHQNYLRYGGLGFLLGDGNLNYAREDILESYYNLHAWRGVYYALNVQFIDHPGYNKDRGPILVEAIRMHVDF; via the coding sequence ATGCGATATCTACCCTTTTTATTGAGCCTTACTCTTGCTCCGTTCGCGCTCGGACAAGCCGTGGTGTCGACCTCTGCCATGACGTCCTCCGAGCAGTCGAGGGGAGCCGTTTTTCTCCCGGAGGCTCCCTCGTCCGATTCCTCCACCACGATGTTTCCCCACTCGGAGAACGGACGCTACCTCATCTCCGGACAGGCCAACATCGTCTTCCAGGCACATGCTCCATTTCACTCACCTTACGATGGCCCAAACAGCATGCAGGCCCGAGGTGAATACAAGACGTCCCTTGTCGGAACACTGTTCCTAGGCATGCAACTCAATTCAAATCCGCGCTACGCCACGGACGCGATCGTCGACTTTGAATCCGCCGGCGGTCGCGGGATCAGTCAGGCGCTCGGGCTTGCCGGTTTTACCAATCTCGATGTCGTCCGCAACCCCAACCTCGGCTCCAAGCCATATCTCGCGCGTGTTGTGATCCATCAAACCGTCGGCCTGACCAGCAAGCTCATCGATGCCGAACGAACCCCATTTTCCCTTTCAACCCAGGTGCCCGAGCGTCGCTTCGAGCTGCGCTTCGGCAAGATGAGCCTTCCCGACTATTTCGACATCAACTCCATCGGCTCCGACAGCCATCTGCAATTCCTCAACTGGACCGTCGACAACAACGGCGCCTGGGACTACGCCGCCGACACGCGCGGCTACACCTACGCAGGCGTGCTGGAATACCATGACCGGGCATGGTCTGCGCGTTATGCTCTCGCCGCCATGCCCACGGTCGCCAACGGCATCGACCTCGACTGGGCCATCAGCCGTGCCAGTGGTCAGAACTTCGAGTTCGAGCTGCGCAAGCCGCTGCTCGGCCCACTCGTCTCACCCGAGCGCAAAGGAACAGTTCGCGTACTCGGCTTCGTCAATCGCGCGCACATGGGCCTTTATCGCGATGCCGTCAACGCCTACCTCTCCGGAGAGGATGCCAAACCCGATATCACGGCACACGCGAAGTTTGGCGCGGTCAAATATGGCTTTGGACTTAATGCCGAGCAGGAACTTACCCCAAACCTGCGCGCCTTCCTTCGCGTCGGCTGGAACGAAGGACAGCATGAATCCTACGCCTACACTGAAGTCGACCAGACCGTTGCTTTCGGCGGCGACTACTCAGGCCGCCGTTTCTCGCGGCCTAACGATCAGATCGGCGTTGCCTTCGTCTCCAACGCCATCAAACGCGATCACCAGAACTACCTGCGTTACGGCGGCCTTGGCTTTCTACTCGGCGACGGCAACCTGAACTATGCCCGCGAAGACATTCTGGAGAGCTACTACAATCTCCACGCCTGGCGCGGGGTTTACTACGCGCTCAACGTGCAGTTCATCGATCATCCCGGCTACAACAAAGATCGCGGCCCCATCCTCGTTGAAGCCATACGCATGCACGTCGACTTCTAG
- a CDS encoding metal/formaldehyde-sensitive transcriptional repressor has translation MKMLRVSSERAKLQNRMKRVRGQMESVERKLGVEDHDCAEILMLLAAVRGGINSLMAEVLEDHIRLHLLKGGRAPLTPELGEDLIDLVRAYLK, from the coding sequence ATGAAAATGTTGCGTGTGAGCAGTGAAAGAGCCAAACTCCAAAACCGCATGAAGCGCGTTCGCGGACAGATGGAGTCGGTGGAACGGAAGCTGGGAGTCGAAGACCACGACTGCGCGGAGATCCTGATGCTGCTGGCGGCGGTTCGCGGCGGAATCAACAGCTTGATGGCGGAGGTTCTGGAGGACCATATTCGTCTGCATCTTCTGAAGGGCGGCCGTGCTCCGCTTACGCCCGAGTTGGGTGAAGACCTGATTGATCTTGTTCGTGCTTATCTGAAGTAG
- a CDS encoding Nramp family divalent metal transporter produces the protein MDTLTSISTTQEAATQRPTLPNVFSSVAVPQSGTYWRRALGFIGPGFMVAVGYMDPGNWATDLAAGSRYGYTLLFVIMASNLMAILLQSLALKLGIASERDLAQACRERYSRRATIALWLLAEVAIAACDLAEVIGSAIALQLLFHIPLIAGVIITSLDVLLILLLEHRGFRYIEALVMVLIGTIAVLFGIETVLSRPEWLPVLRHLFIPSTSIATNPDMLYIGISILGATVMPHNLYLHSSIVQTRNYPRTPGGKRDAIRLANIDSAVALTFALFINAAILILAAAVFHRNGHFEVAEIEDAYKLLTPLLGFTGASMMFALALLASGQNSTITGTLAGQIVMEGFLDIHLPNWMRRLITRLVAIVPAVIATALYGSSGTGKLLVFSQVILSMQLSFAVFPLVSLTSDPRTMGQFANNRIIRTTSWIVAALIAGLNAWLLIQTFR, from the coding sequence ATGGACACGCTCACCTCCATCTCGACCACTCAAGAGGCCGCCACTCAGCGTCCAACGCTGCCAAACGTCTTCTCCAGCGTTGCGGTCCCTCAATCAGGCACCTACTGGCGTCGCGCTCTAGGCTTCATCGGACCCGGGTTCATGGTGGCCGTGGGCTATATGGATCCTGGCAACTGGGCGACCGATCTAGCAGCGGGCTCGCGCTATGGCTACACGCTTCTGTTCGTCATCATGGCCTCGAACCTGATGGCAATCCTGCTACAGAGTCTTGCGCTAAAGCTAGGAATCGCCTCCGAACGCGATCTGGCGCAGGCCTGCCGAGAGCGCTATAGCCGCCGTGCAACCATAGCGCTCTGGCTTCTTGCAGAAGTGGCGATCGCCGCCTGCGACCTGGCGGAAGTCATCGGCTCCGCCATCGCGCTTCAACTGCTCTTCCACATTCCGCTGATTGCTGGCGTTATCATCACCAGCCTCGATGTGCTGCTGATCCTTTTACTGGAGCACCGCGGATTTCGCTATATCGAGGCGCTCGTCATGGTCCTCATCGGGACCATCGCCGTGCTCTTCGGCATCGAGACCGTTCTTTCACGACCGGAGTGGCTGCCTGTCCTGCGCCACCTGTTCATCCCCTCAACCTCAATTGCTACAAACCCCGACATGCTCTACATCGGCATCAGCATCCTGGGTGCAACCGTCATGCCGCACAACCTCTACCTGCACTCGTCCATCGTGCAGACTCGGAACTATCCGCGCACTCCCGGCGGCAAGCGCGATGCAATCCGCCTGGCAAACATCGACTCCGCCGTCGCACTTACATTCGCGCTCTTCATCAATGCGGCCATCCTTATTCTTGCCGCGGCAGTCTTCCATCGCAACGGACACTTTGAAGTCGCAGAGATTGAGGACGCCTACAAGCTTCTCACTCCCCTGCTCGGCTTTACCGGCGCCAGCATGATGTTTGCGCTCGCGCTGCTGGCCTCCGGCCAGAACTCCACCATTACCGGAACTCTCGCCGGACAGATCGTCATGGAGGGCTTCCTCGATATTCACCTGCCCAACTGGATGCGCCGATTGATAACGCGCCTTGTCGCCATCGTCCCTGCCGTTATTGCTACAGCCCTTTATGGCAGCTCAGGCACCGGCAAACTCCTCGTCTTCAGCCAGGTCATTCTCAGCATGCAGTTGAGCTTTGCCGTCTTTCCCCTGGTCAGCCTTACCAGTGATCCGCGCACAATGGGGCAGTTCGCAAACAACCGTATCATCCGCACCACGAGTTGGATCGTCGCGGCATTGATCGCTGGCCTCAATGCGTGGCTACTGATTCAAACGTTTCGATAA
- a CDS encoding metal-dependent transcriptional regulator: MNTSITVSKEDYLKAILEAECEGERVISATLAHWLSVSAPAVTMALKRLKRDGFVLVKKDGTIRLSAKGKETAYKTALRHHLIERMLSEVFGMEWYEVHDEAERLEHAVSPAFEAKLIEKLGEKGTCPHGNAVLPDSPATQRKRGLIPLFEAREKVDYTVVNLYERDPKLLLFLHKLSIGPQASVKVVAKNYDETITIETATGKSTLGKPAAERVWVRAK; this comes from the coding sequence ATGAATACATCGATCACAGTATCCAAAGAAGACTACCTCAAAGCCATTCTTGAAGCGGAGTGCGAGGGTGAGCGCGTTATCTCGGCAACACTCGCGCACTGGCTTTCCGTCTCCGCTCCAGCCGTCACAATGGCCCTCAAGCGCCTCAAGCGCGACGGCTTCGTGCTTGTAAAGAAAGATGGCACCATTCGCCTGTCCGCGAAGGGGAAAGAGACCGCGTACAAAACTGCGCTAAGGCACCACCTGATAGAGCGCATGCTCTCTGAAGTCTTCGGCATGGAATGGTACGAAGTCCACGACGAAGCCGAGAGGCTTGAACATGCTGTCTCGCCGGCTTTTGAAGCAAAGTTGATCGAGAAGCTTGGCGAAAAAGGAACATGCCCGCACGGCAACGCCGTTCTGCCCGACAGCCCCGCGACGCAACGAAAGCGTGGCCTGATTCCCCTTTTTGAGGCGCGGGAAAAAGTCGACTACACCGTCGTCAACCTCTATGAGCGAGATCCCAAACTTCTGCTCTTTCTCCACAAATTGAGCATCGGCCCGCAGGCATCGGTAAAGGTTGTCGCTAAAAATTATGACGAAACCATCACCATCGAAACAGCTACAGGCAAGTCCACACTGGGAAAGCCGGCGGCCGAGAGAGTATGGGTGCGTGCAAAGTAA
- a CDS encoding DUF3185 domain-containing protein, which produces MKPATIIGILLILLGIVGFVTGGFSFTHRHKDVDAGPIQISHDKKEAVPISPILSTIALVAGVGLVAAGARSR; this is translated from the coding sequence ATGAAACCTGCAACGATCATAGGAATACTCCTCATCCTTCTAGGCATCGTCGGGTTTGTCACCGGCGGCTTCAGCTTTACCCATCGGCACAAAGACGTCGATGCCGGCCCCATCCAGATATCCCATGACAAGAAAGAGGCTGTGCCGATCTCACCCATATTGAGCACCATAGCGCTTGTTGCAGGAGTCGGTCTCGTTGCCGCGGGGGCCAGAAGCCGATAA
- a CDS encoding thiazole synthase: MTPLVIAGRAFQSRLIVGTGKYKDGPETQAAIEASGAEMVTVAVRRVNLDRSSESLLDFIDPQRYFLLPNTAGCYTAEEAIRAARLGREVGLSDWVKIEVIGDQATLYPDVQATLEATRVLVKEGFTVLPYTSDDIVFAKRLIDVGAAAVMPLGAPIGSGLGLQNTANLRILREMITEIPLIVDAGVGTASDATVAMELGFDGVLMNTAIAQAKDPILMAEAMQHAVLAGRQAFLAGRMPRKLYATASSPLEGISR, encoded by the coding sequence ATGACACCTCTCGTAATCGCAGGCAGGGCCTTTCAATCGCGACTGATTGTTGGAACAGGCAAGTACAAGGATGGGCCAGAGACGCAGGCTGCGATTGAGGCTTCGGGCGCGGAGATGGTTACGGTCGCGGTGCGGCGCGTGAATCTCGACCGGTCGAGCGAATCGCTTCTAGATTTCATCGATCCCCAGCGCTACTTCCTGTTGCCGAATACCGCTGGCTGCTATACCGCCGAAGAGGCGATCCGGGCCGCCCGGCTGGGACGTGAGGTGGGGCTTTCTGACTGGGTGAAGATTGAGGTCATTGGCGACCAGGCGACGTTGTACCCAGACGTTCAAGCAACACTGGAAGCGACCAGGGTGTTGGTGAAGGAAGGCTTTACCGTTCTCCCTTATACCTCTGACGATATTGTGTTTGCGAAGAGACTGATTGACGTTGGAGCGGCTGCGGTCATGCCGCTGGGCGCCCCTATTGGCAGTGGCCTGGGCTTGCAGAATACGGCCAACCTGCGCATTCTTCGCGAGATGATTACCGAGATCCCGTTGATCGTGGATGCGGGTGTTGGAACGGCGTCGGATGCGACAGTAGCAATGGAGCTTGGATTTGACGGTGTGTTGATGAATACAGCCATTGCGCAGGCCAAGGACCCGATCCTTATGGCCGAGGCGATGCAACATGCTGTGCTGGCCGGGCGGCAGGCGTTTCTTGCGGGGAGGATGCCTCGCAAGCTGTATGCAACGGCCAGTTCACCGTTAGAGGGCATCTCCCGGTAG